A region of Microscilla marina ATCC 23134 DNA encodes the following proteins:
- a CDS encoding tetratricopeptide repeat protein has translation MNKSLLIICCLGVCLTLQAQNAKIDSLRSLLAASKPDTQRVNLLIALGKAHIRISSDTLKNLGEAARQLAQKINFKRGIGEATNNIGISYYFKGNYPKAIEHYQKALKIFQSVQSLRGISSIYNNLGIIQRRQGNNIKALEYYQKALSIQEKLKDTRLMSFSYNNIGTIALHQKEYDKALENYQKSLELKKVLGSAKGVATAYNNMGRVYELKKEYELALSYYKKALHLYNTSNLRIAPYYSNVGNALMHLNRLDSALIYHQRGLDKAIEAKATRYQTMALIGLANVYYRKGEYNQAIEAGKKAVGIAKKMKVTDFVRDANQVLYQSHEKLKNYERAFKYHREYVMAKDTLFNESRTKDITRLELNYTFDKKQALIKAKQKAKEERLKIENEKRLAQQRLYLFSVLGILFTVVLFSFFVFRSRQVQKKLNSQLTIQKNDLQQKRNELVTLNEELHQSRDEIIAQRDYIETQHKDLTMNKERIDSSIRAAQTIQQAVLPFAKELQELFTDYFVLYRPKDVVSGDFYWVKQLSEQTIVVVADCTGHGVPGAFMSLIGVNLLDKIIFQENISQPAKILDRLHFLMNVALRQQDSERRQGGMDAVIFSLAPQTDHHTKVIFSGARNPLYYKVAYQPGVQLLKGDRKSIGGMRNDAEQFTAQELTLPQGSVLYAGSDGLQDQNNVVRKKFGSKRLLKLLNIIVTKPMNEQRELLESELQDHMQGTVQRDDILWVGVKV, from the coding sequence ATGAATAAGAGTTTATTGATTATTTGTTGTTTGGGAGTTTGTCTGACATTACAGGCGCAAAATGCTAAAATCGACAGTTTGAGAAGTTTGTTGGCTGCCAGCAAACCCGATACCCAGCGGGTAAACCTGTTGATTGCTTTAGGGAAAGCGCATATTCGAATATCGTCTGATACCCTAAAGAATCTCGGAGAAGCTGCCCGTCAACTGGCGCAAAAAATAAATTTTAAGCGAGGCATTGGAGAAGCAACCAACAACATTGGCATTTCTTACTACTTCAAAGGCAATTACCCTAAAGCAATTGAGCATTACCAAAAAGCCTTGAAAATATTTCAATCTGTCCAGAGCCTGCGAGGTATTTCTTCTATTTACAACAACCTGGGTATAATACAGCGACGACAAGGTAACAACATCAAAGCCCTGGAGTATTACCAAAAAGCTTTGTCTATTCAAGAAAAGCTCAAAGACACCCGTTTGATGTCTTTTTCTTACAATAACATAGGCACCATAGCTCTTCACCAGAAAGAATACGACAAAGCCCTTGAAAACTACCAAAAGTCATTAGAGCTTAAGAAGGTATTAGGTAGTGCCAAAGGTGTTGCTACAGCCTATAATAATATGGGGCGGGTATATGAGCTAAAAAAAGAATACGAACTAGCCCTAAGCTATTACAAAAAAGCACTACACCTTTACAATACCTCCAACTTACGTATTGCCCCTTATTACAGCAATGTAGGCAATGCACTGATGCACTTGAACCGATTAGACTCAGCGTTGATATACCATCAAAGAGGATTAGACAAGGCCATCGAGGCAAAGGCTACCCGTTATCAAACAATGGCATTGATTGGTCTGGCAAATGTATATTACCGAAAAGGGGAGTACAACCAAGCAATAGAAGCAGGGAAAAAAGCGGTAGGTATAGCCAAAAAGATGAAGGTAACGGACTTTGTCCGAGACGCCAACCAGGTATTGTATCAAAGTCATGAAAAACTTAAAAACTATGAACGGGCTTTTAAATACCACCGAGAGTATGTAATGGCAAAAGATACGCTATTTAACGAGTCGCGGACTAAAGATATCACCCGTTTGGAGTTGAACTATACCTTTGACAAAAAACAAGCCTTGATTAAAGCAAAGCAGAAAGCTAAAGAAGAACGGTTAAAAATAGAAAATGAAAAAAGGCTGGCGCAACAAAGGTTATATTTGTTTAGTGTTTTAGGCATTTTGTTTACAGTGGTATTGTTCAGTTTCTTTGTGTTTCGGAGTCGTCAGGTACAAAAAAAGCTCAATAGCCAACTCACCATCCAAAAAAATGACTTGCAACAAAAGAGAAACGAGCTGGTAACGCTGAATGAAGAACTGCATCAAAGTCGTGATGAAATTATAGCACAACGCGACTATATAGAAACCCAACATAAAGACCTTACTATGAATAAAGAACGGATAGATAGCAGCATACGGGCTGCGCAAACTATTCAACAAGCGGTGTTGCCTTTTGCCAAAGAGTTACAAGAGTTGTTTACCGATTACTTTGTGCTTTATCGGCCTAAAGATGTGGTAAGTGGTGACTTTTACTGGGTAAAACAATTGTCAGAGCAAACTATAGTAGTAGTGGCAGACTGCACCGGACACGGAGTACCAGGGGCTTTTATGAGCTTGATTGGGGTCAATTTGCTAGATAAAATCATATTTCAGGAAAACATTAGCCAGCCAGCCAAAATATTAGACCGTCTCCACTTTTTGATGAACGTAGCCTTACGTCAACAAGACTCAGAAAGGCGTCAAGGAGGGATGGATGCGGTAATTTTTAGCCTTGCTCCACAAACCGATCATCATACCAAAGTAATATTTTCGGGGGCGAGAAATCCACTTTATTATAAAGTAGCCTACCAACCTGGTGTTCAGTTGCTCAAGGGTGACCGAAAGTCTATAGGAGGCATGCGCAACGACGCTGAGCAGTTTACGGCACAAGAGCTGACTTTGCCCCAAGGCAGTGTATTGTATGCGGGCTCAGACGGTTTGCAAGACCAGAACAATGTTGTGCGTAAAAAATTTGGTAGTAAACGTTTACTTAAGTTACTCAATATAATAGTAACCAAGCCAATGAACGAGCAAAGAGAACTACTGGAGAGTGAACTACAAGACCATATGCAAGGGACAGTACAACGCGATGATATTTTGTGGGTGGGGGTAAAAGTGTAA
- a CDS encoding tetratricopeptide repeat protein: MYKRCVTFFLILITCQAVYAQNAKIDSLKKLLQQAKSDTQRIQVLNELCRSFWRIAPDTAQKLGYQALRIATKIGLKSGIANAENRVGTAYHFGGNHKHAILHYQKALAIFRAMNDSLGMSKIYNNLGIINKVRGDFLAALGYHQKSMVIQEKMGNRKLVSSSSNNMGNIYLELKNYPKALEYLKKSAEIKRSIKNYAGLVSTYTNMGKAYTRLKDYKQAMVYYRKALVIGKEHQHYQLIALTYHHMGDLMYMRHKVDSAIYYQKRALELSTQAKYQYAQNMVLNSLALAYYTKKNYLTAIQVGKEAFVAGRQSKELIVVKDASETLYKSYSALQQYKEAFHYQNIFVRVSDSLFNESRTKEVTRLEMNYDFQKKQELIQVKQQAKDARLKVENERRLAQQRLYLFSVLGVLFTVLVVSVFIFRSRQVQKKLNSQLTTQKNDLQQKKNELVMLNEELHQSRDEIIAQRDYIETQHKDLRQNKERIDSSIRAAQTIQHAVLPVARELRQIFADYFVIDRPKDVVSGDFYWVKQLSGQTIVVVADCTGHGVPGAFMSLIGVNLLDKIIFQENIIQPAEILNQLHFLMNIALRQQGAEQRSGGMDAVVFSLTPQTNHHTKVMFSGARNPLYYKDANQPDIQLLKGNRKSVGGIRNDIEQFILQEVVLPRGSVLYAGSDGLQDQNDAARKKFGSRRLHDLLQAIVSQPLATQKQRIETTLDLHMQYTVQRDDILWVGVKV, translated from the coding sequence ATGTATAAACGCTGTGTTACATTTTTTTTAATCCTTATTACTTGCCAGGCAGTGTATGCGCAAAACGCAAAAATAGATAGCCTCAAGAAGTTGTTGCAACAAGCCAAAAGCGATACCCAACGAATACAGGTTTTAAATGAACTTTGTCGGTCTTTTTGGCGAATAGCACCTGATACTGCCCAAAAATTAGGGTATCAGGCGCTCAGGATTGCCACCAAAATAGGGTTGAAAAGTGGCATAGCAAACGCTGAAAACAGGGTAGGGACGGCCTATCATTTTGGAGGAAACCATAAACACGCTATTTTACACTACCAGAAAGCACTGGCTATATTTCGGGCAATGAACGATAGCCTGGGTATGTCGAAAATTTATAATAACCTGGGGATAATCAATAAGGTAAGGGGAGACTTTCTAGCGGCGTTAGGGTATCACCAAAAAAGTATGGTGATACAAGAGAAGATGGGCAATCGCAAGTTGGTATCTTCATCTAGTAACAATATGGGTAACATTTATCTGGAGCTTAAGAACTATCCCAAGGCGCTTGAGTACCTGAAAAAATCGGCAGAAATAAAAAGAAGCATAAAAAATTATGCGGGGTTAGTTAGTACTTATACCAATATGGGTAAGGCGTACACCCGCCTCAAAGACTACAAACAGGCGATGGTTTATTATAGAAAAGCGTTGGTGATAGGCAAAGAGCACCAGCACTATCAACTCATTGCTCTTACTTACCATCACATGGGCGATTTGATGTATATGCGACATAAAGTAGATTCTGCCATTTATTACCAAAAACGAGCGTTAGAGTTGAGTACGCAAGCGAAGTATCAGTATGCCCAAAATATGGTACTCAATAGTTTGGCTTTGGCATACTACACCAAAAAAAACTACTTGACTGCTATTCAGGTAGGCAAGGAAGCTTTTGTTGCCGGGCGCCAAAGCAAGGAGTTGATTGTGGTAAAAGATGCTAGTGAAACTTTGTATAAGAGCTATAGTGCACTACAGCAATATAAAGAAGCTTTTCATTATCAAAACATTTTTGTAAGGGTCAGCGATTCTTTGTTTAATGAGTCGCGTACTAAAGAAGTAACCCGGCTGGAAATGAATTATGATTTTCAGAAAAAACAGGAGTTGATTCAGGTAAAACAGCAAGCCAAAGATGCGCGCCTTAAGGTAGAAAATGAGAGAAGGCTGGCACAACAAAGGTTGTATTTATTCAGTGTTTTGGGGGTTTTGTTTACGGTATTAGTGGTGAGTGTCTTTATATTTCGAAGCCGTCAGGTACAAAAAAAGCTCAACAGCCAACTCACCACCCAAAAAAATGACTTGCAGCAAAAGAAAAACGAATTGGTGATGTTGAATGAAGAACTGCACCAAAGCCGCGACGAAATTATTGCGCAACGCGACTACATAGAAACCCAACACAAAGACCTGAGACAAAACAAAGAACGTATAGACAGCAGTATACGAGCTGCCCAAACTATTCAACACGCTGTATTACCCGTTGCCAGAGAGTTGCGACAGATTTTTGCAGATTACTTTGTGATTGATCGCCCCAAAGACGTGGTGTCAGGTGACTTTTACTGGGTAAAACAATTGTCAGGACAAACTATAGTGGTAGTGGCAGACTGTACCGGACACGGAGTGCCTGGGGCTTTTATGAGTTTGATTGGTGTTAACTTACTAGACAAAATTATATTTCAGGAAAACATTATCCAGCCTGCCGAAATATTAAACCAACTCCATTTTTTGATGAATATAGCCCTACGCCAACAAGGAGCAGAACAGCGCAGTGGTGGAATGGATGCCGTGGTTTTTAGCCTTACACCTCAGACAAATCATCATACTAAAGTAATGTTTTCGGGGGCGAGAAATCCACTTTATTACAAAGATGCCAACCAACCTGATATCCAACTGTTGAAGGGTAACCGTAAGTCTGTAGGAGGCATACGAAACGACATAGAGCAGTTTATCTTACAAGAGGTAGTTTTGCCTCGTGGCAGTGTGTTGTATGCAGGCTCTGACGGTTTGCAAGACCAAAACGATGCCGCCCGAAAAAAGTTTGGTAGTCGCCGCCTGCACGATTTGCTACAGGCCATTGTAAGCCAACCTTTGGCTACCCAAAAACAACGCATAGAAACCACGCTTGATCTCCATATGCAATATACTGTCCAGCGCGATGATATTTTGTGGGTGGGGGTAAAAGTGTAA
- a CDS encoding tetratricopeptide repeat protein: MYKRCVTFFLILITCQAVYAQNAKIDSLKKLLQQAKSDTQRIQVLNELCRSFWRIAPDTAQELGHQALRIAIKLGLKSDIANAENRVGAAYHFGGDHKKATLHYHKALAMFRAMGDSLGMSKIYNNLGVINKVRGDFLVALEYYQKSMAIQDKVGNSKLVSSSSNNMGNIYLELKNYPKALEYLKKSAKIKKRMKDHGALVSTYTNMGKVYTHLKDYKQAMAYYRKALAMGKEYQFYQLIALTYHHVGNLMYTRNKVDSAIYYQKQASGLSKQMKHRHTQNMALNSLALAYYTKKNYLAAVQIGKEVFVAGRQSKELIVVKDASETLYKSYSALQQYKEAFHYQSIYLRVSDSLFNESRTKEVTRLEMNYDFQKKQELIQVKQQAKDARLKIENERRLAHQRLYLFSVLGVLFTVLVVSVFIFRSRQVQKKLNSQLTTQKNDLQQKKNELVMLNEELHQSRDEIIAQRDYIETQHKDLRQNKERIDNSIRAAQTIQHAVLPVARELRQIFSDYFVIYRPKDVVSGDFYWVKQLPGQTIVVVADCTGHGVPGAFMSLIGVNLLDKIIFQENITQPAEILNQLHFLMNIALRQQGAEQRSGGMDAVVFSLTPQTNHHTKVMFSGARNPLYYKDANQPGIQLLKGNRKSVGGIRNDIEQFTLQEVVLPSGSVLYAGSDGLQDQNDAARKKFGSRRLHDLLHAIVSQPLATQKQRIETTLDLHMQYTVQRDDILWVGIRL; this comes from the coding sequence ATGTATAAACGCTGTGTTACATTTTTTTTAATCCTTATTACTTGCCAGGCAGTGTATGCGCAAAACGCAAAAATAGATAGCCTCAAGAAGTTGTTGCAACAAGCCAAAAGCGATACCCAACGAATACAGGTTTTAAATGAACTTTGTCGGTCTTTTTGGCGAATAGCACCTGATACTGCCCAAGAATTAGGGCACCAAGCCCTCAGAATTGCTATCAAACTAGGGTTGAAAAGTGACATAGCAAACGCTGAAAATAGGGTAGGAGCTGCTTATCATTTTGGAGGAGATCATAAGAAGGCTACCTTACATTATCATAAGGCGCTGGCTATGTTTCGGGCAATGGGCGATAGTTTGGGTATGTCGAAAATTTATAACAACCTGGGGGTAATCAATAAGGTAAGGGGAGACTTTTTGGTGGCATTGGAATACTACCAAAAAAGTATGGCCATACAAGATAAGGTAGGTAATAGTAAGCTGGTATCTTCGTCTAGTAATAACATGGGTAACATTTATCTGGAGCTTAAAAACTATCCCAAGGCGCTTGAATACCTCAAAAAATCGGCGAAAATAAAAAAAAGAATGAAAGACCATGGGGCTTTGGTTAGTACTTACACCAACATGGGCAAGGTGTACACCCACCTCAAAGACTATAAGCAGGCGATGGCTTATTACAGAAAAGCGTTGGCAATGGGCAAAGAATATCAATTCTACCAACTCATCGCCCTCACTTACCATCATGTGGGCAACTTGATGTATACACGAAATAAAGTAGATTCTGCCATTTATTACCAAAAACAAGCATCAGGGTTGAGCAAACAAATGAAGCATCGGCATACCCAAAATATGGCGCTCAATAGTTTGGCTTTGGCATACTACACCAAAAAAAACTACCTAGCTGCTGTCCAGATAGGCAAGGAAGTTTTTGTTGCCGGGCGCCAAAGTAAGGAGTTGATTGTGGTAAAAGATGCCAGTGAAACTCTGTATAAGAGCTATAGTGCACTACAGCAATATAAAGAGGCTTTTCATTATCAAAGTATTTACTTAAGGGTCAGCGATTCTTTGTTTAACGAGTCGCGTACTAAAGAAGTAACCCGACTGGAAATGAATTATGACTTTCAGAAAAAACAGGAATTGATTCAGGTAAAACAGCAAGCCAAAGATGCGCGCCTTAAGATAGAAAATGAAAGAAGGCTGGCACACCAAAGGCTGTATTTGTTCAGTGTTTTGGGGGTTTTGTTTACGGTATTAGTGGTGAGTGTCTTTATATTTCGTAGTCGTCAGGTACAAAAAAAGCTCAACAGCCAACTCACTACCCAAAAAAATGACTTGCAGCAAAAGAAAAATGAGTTGGTGATGCTGAATGAAGAACTGCACCAAAGCCGCGACGAAATTATTGCGCAACGCGACTACATAGAAACCCAGCACAAAGACCTGAGACAAAACAAAGAACGTATAGACAACAGTATACGAGCTGCCCAAACTATTCAACACGCTGTATTGCCCGTTGCCAGAGAGTTGCGACAGATTTTTTCAGATTACTTTGTGATTTATCGCCCCAAAGATGTAGTATCGGGTGACTTTTACTGGGTAAAACAATTGCCAGGACAAACTATAGTGGTAGTGGCAGACTGTACCGGACACGGAGTGCCAGGGGCTTTTATGAGTCTGATTGGTGTTAACTTACTAGACAAAATTATATTTCAGGAAAACATTACCCAGCCCGCCGAAATATTAAACCAACTCCATTTTTTGATGAATATAGCCCTACGCCAACAAGGAGCAGAACAGCGCAGTGGTGGAATGGATGCCGTGGTTTTTAGCCTTACACCTCAGACAAATCATCATACTAAAGTAATGTTTTCGGGGGCGAGAAATCCACTTTATTACAAAGATGCCAACCAACCTGGTATCCAACTGTTGAAGGGTAACCGTAAGTCTGTGGGAGGCATACGAAACGACATAGAGCAGTTTACCTTGCAAGAGGTGGTTTTGCCCAGTGGCAGTGTGTTGTATGCAGGCTCTGACGGTTTGCAAGATCAAAACGATGCTGCCCGAAAAAAGTTTGGTAGTCGCCGCCTGCACGATTTGCTACATGCCATTGTAAGCCAACCTTTGGCTACCCAAAAACAACGCATAGAAACCACGCTCGATCTCCATATGCAGTATACTGTCCAACGCGACGATATTTTATGGGTAGGCATCAGGCTGTAG
- a CDS encoding DUF1572 family protein, giving the protein MNTEQIINYLESAQKQFEYYKLLGEKTMAQLSDEELFWQANESSNSVAIIGKHLWGNMRSRWSDFLTSDGEKEWRNRDAEFEADIKNREELMQKWEEGWQTVFEALASITVDNFDTTVYIRNMGHTITEAVNRQMAHYAYHIGQLVFLGKLLKGKQWQSLSIAKGKSQVYNQEKFAKPKHREHFTQAFLKEKGK; this is encoded by the coding sequence ATGAACACTGAACAAATCATTAATTACCTGGAAAGTGCCCAAAAACAGTTTGAATACTACAAGTTATTGGGTGAAAAAACAATGGCACAACTTTCTGACGAGGAGCTATTTTGGCAAGCCAACGAGTCAAGCAATTCGGTGGCAATCATTGGAAAACATTTGTGGGGCAATATGCGTTCTCGCTGGTCTGATTTTCTGACATCGGATGGAGAAAAAGAGTGGCGTAACCGAGATGCGGAGTTTGAGGCTGATATTAAAAACCGAGAAGAATTGATGCAAAAATGGGAAGAAGGTTGGCAAACGGTTTTTGAGGCACTTGCCAGCATTACTGTCGATAACTTTGACACTACAGTATATATCCGCAATATGGGGCATACCATTACTGAGGCTGTCAATCGCCAAATGGCACACTATGCTTACCACATAGGGCAGCTTGTATTTTTAGGCAAATTGCTCAAAGGCAAGCAGTGGCAAAGTTTGTCTATTGCCAAGGGTAAATCTCAAGTGTATAATCAAGAAAAGTTTGCGAAACCCAAACACCGCGAACACTTCACCCAAGCGTTTCTGAAGGAGAAGGGCAAATAA